One region of Mycolicibacterium rhodesiae NBB3 genomic DNA includes:
- a CDS encoding acyl-ACP desaturase, with translation MAKDLTDLQLLTELEPVVEKNINRHLTMRKDWNPHDYIPWSDGKNYYALGGKDWDPEQSKLSEVAQVAMLTNLLTEDNLPSYHREIAMNFSMDGPWGFWVNRWTAEENRHGIALRDYLVVTRAVDPVELEQLRIEQVTRGFSPGQNQQLAVEADLFAESLFDSVIYVTFQELATRVSHRNTGKACEEPVADQLLQRISADENLHMIFYRDVSAAGFDIAPNQAMRALHKVLTHFRMPGYTIPDFRRKAVTIASGGVYDPRIHLDDVVMPVLKKWRILERDDFTGDANRLRDEVAAHVEELEDTCVKFEVAKQRRLERIAKVAEKRAAKNLLVGSSAS, from the coding sequence ATGGCGAAAGATCTGACCGACCTGCAGCTACTGACAGAGCTAGAGCCTGTGGTCGAGAAGAACATCAACCGGCACCTGACCATGCGTAAGGACTGGAATCCGCACGACTACATCCCGTGGTCCGACGGCAAGAACTACTACGCCCTCGGCGGCAAGGACTGGGATCCCGAGCAATCGAAGCTGTCCGAGGTCGCTCAGGTGGCGATGCTGACCAACCTGTTGACCGAGGACAACCTGCCCTCCTATCACCGCGAGATCGCGATGAACTTCAGCATGGACGGACCGTGGGGCTTCTGGGTGAACCGGTGGACCGCCGAAGAGAACCGCCACGGTATCGCTCTGCGCGACTACCTGGTGGTCACCCGGGCGGTCGATCCGGTCGAACTCGAGCAGCTGCGTATCGAGCAGGTGACCCGCGGCTTCTCCCCCGGCCAGAACCAGCAGCTGGCCGTTGAGGCGGATCTGTTCGCCGAGAGCCTGTTCGACTCGGTCATCTACGTGACGTTCCAGGAGTTGGCCACCCGCGTCTCGCACCGCAACACCGGCAAGGCATGCGAGGAACCCGTCGCCGACCAACTGCTGCAACGAATTTCGGCCGACGAGAACCTGCACATGATCTTCTACCGGGATGTGTCAGCCGCCGGGTTCGACATCGCACCCAACCAGGCGATGCGCGCGCTGCACAAGGTGTTGACGCACTTCAGAATGCCCGGCTACACGATCCCCGACTTCCGGCGTAAAGCGGTCACGATCGCCTCGGGCGGCGTCTATGACCCGCGAATCCACCTCGACGATGTGGTCATGCCTGTGCTGAAGAAGTGGCGGATCCTCGAGCGCGATGACTTCACCGGTGACGCCAACAGGCTGCGCGACGAAGTGGCAGCGCACGTGGAGGAGCTCGAGGACACCTGCGTGAAGTTCGAGGTCGCCAAGCAGCGCCGGCTCGAGCGGATCGCCAAGGTGGCCGAGAAGAGGGCCGCCAAGAACCTCCTGGTGGGGTCATCAGCGTCCTAG
- a CDS encoding PASTA domain-containing protein has product MKKLIVLGAGPLVAAAASAVLFGAGTAAAAPDVVGQKYSDAKTAIEDGGGTAVISSRFGDKLDEGDCIVTNAMDASFLRDGADDGGQVNVVLNCSGAYATATNPGSSVASPLGSAAKSEAEKQAAEEEQQALEEASTPDE; this is encoded by the coding sequence GTGAAGAAGCTCATCGTTCTAGGGGCGGGCCCGCTGGTCGCCGCCGCCGCGTCGGCCGTGCTGTTCGGCGCAGGCACCGCGGCAGCTGCCCCGGATGTCGTGGGCCAGAAGTACTCCGATGCCAAAACGGCCATCGAGGATGGCGGCGGCACCGCAGTCATCTCGTCGCGGTTCGGCGACAAGCTCGACGAGGGCGACTGCATCGTCACCAACGCGATGGACGCGTCCTTCCTGCGCGACGGTGCCGATGACGGTGGTCAGGTCAATGTCGTGCTGAACTGCAGCGGCGCCTACGCAACAGCCACCAATCCCGGGTCGTCCGTGGCGAGTCCGCTCGGCAGCGCTGCCAAGTCCGAGGCCGAGAAGCAGGCCGCCGAGGAGGAACAGCAGGCCCTCGAAGAGGCTTCCACGCCCGACGAGTAA
- a CDS encoding TetR/AcrR family transcriptional regulator translates to MPSGQRRGRWSGMPLQDRQALRRDELIAAGVARLGSAQGPDLTVRAVCRSAGLTERYFYESFADRDEFVRAVYDDVCARAMAALTNAKTPRDAVEQFVALMVDDPARGRVLLLAPTKEPVLTRSGAEWMPSFIELVQRKLTRIGDPAHAAMVATGLIGALTALFTAYLNGRLAATREQFIDYCVEMLLSRVSSY, encoded by the coding sequence GTGCCTTCGGGTCAACGACGCGGCCGGTGGTCCGGCATGCCCCTACAGGACCGCCAGGCCCTGCGCCGCGACGAACTGATCGCCGCCGGCGTCGCACGCCTTGGTAGCGCGCAGGGGCCTGACCTCACAGTTCGGGCGGTGTGCCGGTCGGCCGGCCTGACCGAGCGCTACTTCTACGAGAGCTTCGCCGACCGCGACGAGTTCGTCCGTGCGGTATACGACGACGTGTGCGCGCGAGCGATGGCTGCGCTGACGAACGCCAAAACGCCGCGGGACGCGGTGGAGCAGTTCGTCGCGTTGATGGTGGACGATCCGGCACGCGGCCGTGTCCTGCTGCTGGCGCCGACCAAGGAGCCCGTGCTGACCCGCTCGGGAGCCGAATGGATGCCGAGCTTCATCGAGCTGGTGCAACGCAAGCTGACTCGCATCGGCGATCCTGCGCACGCGGCGATGGTCGCCACCGGATTGATCGGTGCGCTGACGGCGTTGTTCACCGCGTACTTGAACGGCAGGCTCGCAGCCACACGCGAACAGTTCATCGACTACTGCGTGGAGATGCTGCTGAGCCGGGTGTCGAGCTACTGA
- a CDS encoding oxygenase MpaB family protein produces the protein MTQDTSATCPVGTEAATAAAGCPVSSGGYDALPEPLGPDSLTWKYFGRWTGMLQGPWAGSMQNMHPQLGAAVQQHSIFFMERMPRLFRSVYPIGGVVFDGDRAPKTGAEVRDYHIGIKGVDDQGRRYSALNPDVFYWAHATFFKSTLLAAEWLGGGLTEAQRRQLFDEHITWYRMYGMSMRPVPKSWEEFQEYWDHMCHNVLENNWAAREVLDLSSMTKHPSLEWMPDWLWRLNVAGMQRFFNFTTVGLFDPAVRELMGYTWSPRQERLHRLFGKTVYWVVRLLPKRMMMHPRKRSAWDRATGRLPADSPLVETPARNLPPVEYRDNPHYYSPKV, from the coding sequence GTGACTCAAGATACGTCCGCGACGTGCCCGGTAGGTACCGAAGCCGCCACTGCGGCAGCTGGGTGCCCGGTTTCGTCCGGTGGATATGACGCCCTGCCGGAACCGCTCGGCCCCGATTCACTGACCTGGAAGTACTTCGGTAGGTGGACCGGAATGCTGCAGGGTCCGTGGGCCGGTTCGATGCAGAACATGCATCCGCAATTGGGCGCCGCGGTGCAGCAGCATTCGATCTTCTTCATGGAGCGGATGCCCCGGCTATTCCGGTCGGTCTACCCGATCGGCGGGGTGGTGTTCGACGGCGACCGCGCACCCAAGACCGGGGCGGAGGTCCGCGACTACCACATCGGGATCAAGGGCGTCGACGACCAGGGTCGCCGGTACAGCGCGCTCAACCCCGACGTGTTCTATTGGGCGCACGCGACGTTCTTCAAATCCACGCTGCTGGCCGCGGAGTGGCTCGGTGGCGGACTGACCGAGGCGCAGCGGCGCCAGCTGTTCGACGAGCACATCACGTGGTACCGGATGTACGGCATGAGCATGCGACCGGTGCCGAAATCGTGGGAGGAATTCCAGGAGTACTGGGATCACATGTGCCACAACGTATTGGAGAACAACTGGGCGGCGCGTGAGGTGCTCGACCTGTCGTCGATGACCAAGCATCCTTCGCTCGAGTGGATGCCGGATTGGCTGTGGCGACTGAACGTGGCGGGGATGCAGCGGTTCTTCAATTTCACGACCGTTGGGCTGTTCGACCCTGCCGTACGCGAGCTCATGGGGTACACCTGGTCACCCCGCCAGGAGCGGCTGCACCGCCTGTTCGGCAAGACGGTCTACTGGGTCGTCAGGCTGCTCCCGAAACGCATGATGATGCACCCGCGAAAGCGCTCGGCGTGGGACCGTGCGACGGGCCGGCTGCCAGCCGACTCGCCGCTGGTCGAGACTCCGGCACGCAATCTGCCGCCGGTGGAGTACCGCGACAACCCGCACTACTACTCGCCGAAGGTCTGA
- a CDS encoding DUF2510 domain-containing protein, which produces MLHRQVRPPFWRRHPVVTGAAALVTFWWLANGWYEALVVTVIVGLLLALNRRRKAHVIRDAGLRARADYEYRLSLAGDQRGVFGRYPPIQAGWFPDPQNRCQMRYFDGAMWSHHTVRR; this is translated from the coding sequence GTGCTCCACCGGCAGGTCCGGCCGCCGTTCTGGCGGCGTCATCCCGTCGTCACCGGCGCCGCTGCGCTCGTGACGTTCTGGTGGCTCGCCAACGGGTGGTACGAAGCGCTCGTGGTCACGGTGATCGTCGGACTGCTCTTGGCCCTCAACCGCCGCAGGAAAGCACACGTCATCCGCGACGCGGGTCTTCGTGCCCGCGCAGACTACGAGTACCGGCTGAGCCTGGCAGGCGATCAACGAGGTGTGTTCGGCCGGTACCCGCCGATTCAGGCGGGCTGGTTTCCTGATCCGCAAAACCGTTGTCAGATGCGCTATTTCGACGGCGCCATGTGGTCTCACCACACCGTGCGCCGGTGA
- a CDS encoding amidohydrolase family protein: MRRWRALCAASAMVVVSGAWAVPSLADAGCFDRTTQPYTSVVDSHFHLRPFGGPGIPLTEMGEYWRQTGVRYVNLYGIGQILPVDSPCIYYLDCLGTPVLPSPKNDVENAQDVAQTNVDGVHLTLSMTFPDLANPGGILDQMRQLDSAYPGKFHWMGEVNLMKQALLGNGAQPATLGAIVSWSPFMDELRRRDMPINIHSDLGNDADPLKFLYLMETVLTLYPENKIVWAHMGLSNELKTIDPALHIATLRRVMDQHPNLYLDISWRVLEDSYFSRGPVREQYVPFFDQYSSRVIPGTDFVASRKKDFAVYAEELDVTSRINKYLNDKAFRDIALGQSYFDLLGLPEQAPPVCAA, from the coding sequence ATGCGGAGATGGCGGGCGCTGTGCGCGGCGAGCGCGATGGTTGTCGTGAGCGGCGCCTGGGCGGTGCCGTCGCTCGCCGACGCCGGCTGTTTCGACCGCACCACGCAGCCGTACACCTCGGTGGTGGACAGTCATTTCCACCTGCGTCCATTCGGCGGCCCCGGCATACCGCTGACGGAGATGGGTGAGTACTGGCGACAGACCGGGGTGCGGTACGTGAACCTGTACGGCATCGGGCAGATCCTGCCGGTGGACTCGCCGTGCATCTACTACCTGGACTGCCTCGGCACACCCGTTCTCCCGAGTCCCAAGAACGACGTCGAGAATGCACAGGACGTCGCGCAGACCAACGTCGACGGCGTGCATCTCACCCTCTCGATGACGTTCCCCGATCTGGCCAACCCCGGAGGCATCCTCGACCAGATGCGCCAACTCGATTCGGCGTACCCGGGCAAGTTTCACTGGATGGGCGAAGTCAACCTGATGAAACAGGCCCTGCTGGGCAACGGCGCACAACCGGCCACCCTGGGCGCCATCGTGTCCTGGTCGCCGTTCATGGACGAACTCCGTCGGCGCGACATGCCCATCAACATTCATTCCGATTTGGGCAACGACGCGGACCCGCTGAAGTTCCTCTATCTGATGGAGACCGTGCTGACCCTCTACCCCGAGAACAAGATCGTGTGGGCACACATGGGCCTGTCCAACGAGCTGAAGACAATCGACCCGGCGCTGCACATCGCCACCCTCCGGCGCGTGATGGATCAGCACCCGAACCTGTACCTGGATATCAGTTGGCGCGTTCTGGAAGATTCGTACTTCTCGCGTGGGCCGGTCAGAGAGCAGTACGTGCCCTTCTTCGACCAGTACTCGTCCAGGGTCATTCCGGGAACAGACTTCGTCGCGTCCAGGAAGAAGGATTTCGCGGTCTACGCCGAAGAGCTCGACGTGACCAGCCGGATCAACAAGTACCTGAACGACAAGGCATTCCGAGACATCGCGCTCGGGCAGAGTTACTTCGACCTGCTTGGGCTGCCGGAGCAGGCGCCACCGGTTTGTGCAGCTTGA
- a CDS encoding SDR family NAD(P)-dependent oxidoreductase encodes MSKSKRTISGRTVVITGAASGIGRALAQRLSAHGCAVAIADVDENGLKETDASLNGNTLVRVLDVRDAEAQRDFAAEVREWAPTPIGAVFNNAGVAVAATVLHGAPEDDTWLWDINFHGVVNGTRAFLPILVEQDEGVIVNTSSVYGLLAVPVQSAYSASKFAVRGFTDSLRHELRGTGVAAITVHPGGIRTNIVHNARFREGSDGIGMDREQMAQNFAAVAMTEPAKAAEKIHRGVEKGKARILIGPDAYLLDTVARVAPANGFEWISKFGNVLGKASGKLSQVRNRAHAD; translated from the coding sequence ATGAGCAAATCCAAGCGCACGATCAGCGGCCGTACCGTCGTCATCACCGGTGCTGCATCGGGCATCGGCCGTGCGCTGGCGCAACGTCTCTCGGCACACGGCTGCGCGGTGGCCATCGCCGATGTTGACGAGAACGGTCTCAAGGAGACCGACGCCTCGCTGAACGGAAACACCCTGGTGCGAGTGCTCGATGTGCGCGACGCCGAAGCTCAGCGCGACTTCGCCGCAGAGGTGCGTGAGTGGGCCCCGACGCCGATCGGCGCGGTGTTCAACAACGCGGGTGTAGCGGTTGCGGCCACCGTGCTCCACGGTGCCCCCGAGGACGACACTTGGTTGTGGGACATCAACTTCCACGGCGTGGTCAATGGCACCAGAGCGTTTCTGCCCATCCTCGTCGAACAGGACGAAGGCGTCATCGTCAACACTTCGAGTGTCTATGGCCTCTTGGCGGTGCCAGTACAAAGCGCCTACTCGGCGTCCAAGTTCGCGGTCCGCGGATTCACCGATTCTTTGCGGCATGAACTGCGCGGCACCGGCGTCGCTGCCATCACAGTGCATCCCGGCGGGATCCGCACCAACATCGTGCACAATGCGCGATTCCGCGAGGGATCCGATGGCATAGGCATGGACCGCGAGCAGATGGCGCAGAATTTCGCGGCGGTCGCCATGACAGAGCCGGCCAAAGCGGCCGAGAAGATTCACCGGGGAGTGGAGAAGGGCAAGGCCCGAATCCTCATCGGACCCGACGCATACCTGTTGGACACAGTTGCCAGGGTCGCGCCCGCGAACGGGTTCGAGTGGATCAGCAAGTTCGGGAACGTGCTCGGGAAGGCGTCCGGGAAGCTGTCGCAGGTGCGGAACAGGGCACACGCCGACTAG
- a CDS encoding zinc-binding dehydrogenase, producing the protein MRAVVITKHGDLSVLKAQQRPDPPPPAAGQVRIAVRAAGVNFADHLARVGLYPEAPKPPCVVGYEVAGTIEAVGDGVDTSRINERVLAGTRFGGYAEIVNVNAGDTVPLPDTLTFEQGAAVPVNYSTAWAALYGYGSLRSGERVLIHAAAGGVGIAAIQLAKPAGVEIHGTASPGKHKALTEMGVDRTIDYRRDGWWKDLPPYDIVLDAIGGASLPRSYRLLRPGGRLVAYGISALQQGEKRSLRTVLPQLLPMLRGFNLTKQLSDSKAVIGLNMLALWDDRGTLEPWIAPLSHAMADGIVSPVVHAAVPFDNAPEAHRILAARENVGKVVLVP; encoded by the coding sequence GTGCGCGCCGTCGTCATCACCAAGCACGGTGATCTTTCGGTACTCAAGGCTCAGCAGCGGCCCGACCCACCGCCGCCCGCGGCCGGCCAGGTGCGCATCGCGGTCCGCGCCGCGGGGGTGAACTTCGCCGACCACCTCGCCCGTGTCGGCCTGTATCCCGAGGCTCCGAAACCACCTTGCGTCGTCGGTTACGAAGTTGCGGGCACGATCGAAGCGGTGGGCGACGGCGTCGACACCTCACGCATTAATGAACGAGTCTTGGCGGGAACGCGTTTCGGCGGCTACGCCGAGATCGTCAACGTCAATGCCGGCGATACCGTGCCGCTGCCGGACACGCTCACCTTCGAGCAGGGCGCCGCAGTGCCGGTCAACTACTCCACCGCGTGGGCCGCGCTGTACGGGTACGGATCGCTTCGGTCGGGTGAACGCGTCCTCATCCATGCGGCGGCGGGCGGCGTCGGTATCGCCGCGATCCAGCTCGCCAAGCCGGCGGGAGTCGAGATCCACGGCACCGCGTCCCCCGGGAAGCACAAGGCGCTGACCGAGATGGGCGTGGACCGCACCATCGACTACCGGCGCGACGGGTGGTGGAAGGACCTACCGCCGTACGACATCGTGCTCGATGCGATCGGTGGTGCGTCACTGCCCCGCTCCTACCGCCTGCTCCGGCCGGGCGGCAGGCTGGTCGCCTACGGCATCTCCGCCTTGCAGCAGGGTGAGAAGCGTTCGCTGCGTACCGTTTTGCCGCAGTTACTGCCGATGCTGCGCGGCTTCAACCTGACCAAGCAGCTCTCCGACTCCAAGGCCGTCATCGGGCTCAACATGCTGGCGCTGTGGGACGACCGCGGCACGCTGGAACCGTGGATTGCTCCTCTGTCGCACGCCATGGCAGATGGGATCGTGTCCCCGGTTGTGCACGCGGCGGTGCCTTTCGACAACGCGCCGGAGGCACACCGCATCCTCGCCGCCCGCGAGAACGTCGGCAAGGTCGTGCTGGTCCCCTAG
- a CDS encoding MBL fold metallo-hydrolase, giving the protein MKVHHLNCGTMRPYTTPVIVCHVLLVETDNGLVLVDTGYGTQDCLDPKRVGPTRHLFNPVLSKGETALRHIEELGFTREDVRHIVVTHFDMDHIGGISDFPDAQIHATSAEIEGAVRNPSFRERTRFRAAQWAHGPKIVEHSPDGEKWRGFAAAKELTEIAPGIVLISLPGHTRGHACIAVDAGHRWVLHCGDAFYAEGTLDGRSPVPRPIQIIEPLLAFDRKKVADNHARLTELYQRQEPDLLMVCAHDASLFDHAKETA; this is encoded by the coding sequence GTGAAGGTCCACCACCTGAACTGCGGAACGATGCGGCCGTACACGACACCGGTCATCGTCTGTCATGTGCTGCTCGTCGAGACAGACAACGGGCTCGTGCTGGTCGACACGGGTTACGGCACGCAAGACTGTCTCGACCCCAAACGGGTCGGGCCGACACGCCACCTGTTCAATCCCGTGTTGTCGAAAGGTGAGACGGCACTGCGCCACATCGAGGAACTCGGCTTCACCCGCGAGGACGTACGCCACATCGTGGTCACGCATTTCGATATGGACCACATCGGCGGCATCTCCGATTTTCCTGACGCGCAGATCCATGCCACGAGCGCAGAAATCGAAGGCGCCGTGCGGAATCCGTCGTTCCGGGAGAGGACCCGCTTCCGGGCCGCCCAGTGGGCGCACGGGCCAAAGATCGTCGAGCACAGCCCCGACGGCGAGAAATGGCGCGGGTTCGCCGCCGCAAAAGAACTCACCGAGATCGCACCCGGAATCGTGCTGATTTCACTGCCCGGCCATACCAGAGGCCACGCGTGCATCGCCGTCGACGCGGGGCATCGCTGGGTGCTGCATTGCGGGGACGCGTTCTACGCTGAAGGCACCCTGGACGGACGCTCGCCGGTTCCTCGCCCGATCCAGATCATCGAACCGCTGCTCGCCTTCGATCGAAAGAAGGTGGCGGACAACCACGCTCGCCTCACCGAGCTGTACCAGCGTCAAGAGCCCGACCTGCTGATGGTGTGCGCCCACGACGCAAGCCTGTTCGACCACGCAAAAGAGACCGCGTAG
- a CDS encoding ester cyclase translates to MITDDLRDRRLAVIREHMDTEVTKEFDRTLATFNGHPHYEIMATGQVFDGDDEVMGYYQTTRTAFPDQRHDNARFHVADEAVIVEFDLLGTNLGEFHGLPPTGKAFRVPIIAVFYFDGDRVVNERIYFDSASLVTQIGRGELLAMVGTGEL, encoded by the coding sequence ATGATCACAGACGATCTGCGTGACCGACGGCTCGCGGTCATCCGCGAGCACATGGACACCGAGGTGACCAAAGAGTTCGACCGCACCCTGGCCACCTTTAACGGTCATCCGCACTACGAGATCATGGCCACCGGCCAGGTCTTCGACGGCGACGACGAGGTGATGGGGTACTACCAGACCACCCGAACCGCCTTCCCGGACCAGCGGCATGACAACGCCCGCTTCCACGTCGCCGATGAGGCCGTTATCGTCGAATTCGATCTGCTGGGAACCAATCTCGGCGAGTTCCACGGCCTGCCGCCGACGGGTAAGGCGTTCCGGGTGCCGATCATCGCGGTGTTCTACTTCGACGGAGATCGAGTGGTCAACGAACGCATCTACTTCGATTCGGCCAGCCTGGTCACCCAGATAGGTCGGGGCGAACTGCTGGCGATGGTCGGGACGGGAGAACTGTGA
- a CDS encoding DUF2834 domain-containing protein produces the protein MVAIIVHLVLGFATMAAIVKTNPAVFARYTSGSQVTKLELFYWVAGIASVILGYYFNNVYVAEYAPSGATHNFLWGPGSWWEFITLGYANPAASSASQDYTIMSVLLFPVWSIVDGRRRGIKHAWLFCGFILFASSAFAWAAYLATVERQHRHEQLGAPLQSAV, from the coding sequence ATGGTTGCGATCATCGTTCACCTCGTACTCGGCTTCGCGACGATGGCCGCCATCGTCAAGACGAATCCGGCGGTATTCGCGCGCTACACGTCCGGGTCACAGGTCACCAAGCTGGAGTTGTTCTATTGGGTGGCCGGGATTGCGTCGGTCATCTTGGGCTACTACTTCAACAACGTGTACGTCGCCGAATATGCGCCGTCCGGCGCCACACACAACTTCCTCTGGGGTCCCGGCAGCTGGTGGGAGTTCATCACGCTGGGCTACGCCAACCCGGCGGCCAGTTCGGCCAGCCAGGACTACACGATCATGAGCGTGCTGCTCTTCCCGGTGTGGTCCATCGTCGACGGGCGCAGGCGCGGCATCAAACATGCGTGGCTGTTCTGCGGATTCATCCTGTTCGCCAGCTCCGCGTTCGCGTGGGCGGCCTACCTGGCAACGGTTGAGCGCCAGCATCGGCACGAGCAACTCGGGGCTCCGTTGCAATCCGCGGTCTGA
- a CDS encoding TetR/AcrR family transcriptional regulator — translation MVRPAQTARSERTREALRQAAVVRFLAQGVEETSAEQIAADAGVSLRTFYRHFASKHDLLFADYAGLQWFRTALAARNRDESIIDSVHSAMMARPYDDWAVAQTAALRAQEIEPDRIVRHIRQVEADFAKAVEEHLTEEHPSAPGTDERMRIAVTARCIAAAVFGAMEVWMLGSERSLPELSRLTREALDTLAKGIS, via the coding sequence ATGGTCCGGCCCGCACAAACGGCACGAAGTGAGCGCACGCGCGAAGCGTTGCGGCAGGCGGCGGTTGTGCGATTTCTGGCCCAAGGGGTCGAGGAGACGTCCGCCGAGCAGATCGCGGCCGACGCCGGGGTGTCGCTACGGACGTTCTACCGGCATTTCGCGTCCAAACACGATCTGCTGTTCGCCGATTACGCAGGGCTGCAGTGGTTCAGGACGGCATTGGCTGCACGCAACCGCGACGAGTCGATCATCGACTCCGTGCACTCGGCGATGATGGCGCGTCCGTACGACGATTGGGCCGTCGCGCAGACCGCAGCCCTCCGTGCCCAGGAGATCGAACCCGACCGCATCGTGCGGCACATCCGGCAGGTCGAGGCGGACTTCGCAAAGGCCGTCGAGGAGCACCTCACCGAAGAGCATCCGTCGGCGCCGGGCACCGACGAACGCATGCGCATCGCCGTCACGGCGCGGTGCATCGCGGCGGCGGTCTTCGGCGCGATGGAGGTGTGGATGCTCGGCAGCGAACGCTCGCTGCCCGAGTTGTCCCGACTGACCCGGGAGGCACTCGACACGCTGGCCAAGGGGATCAGCTGA
- a CDS encoding phytoene desaturase family protein encodes MADFDAIIVGAGHNGLTAAALLQKAGLSTLCLDSKLYAGGMASTVELFDGFSFEIAGSVQIPTSAVVSRELGLDELPTVDLDVMSVSLRGVGDEPLVYYTDPMKLMTHINEVHGAEAVNGMAGLMAWCQAPTRALGRFEAGTLPKTLDEMYACATSEFERSSITDLLFGSVTDVIDRYLPDKEKHGALRGMLSLLACNTTYRGPATPGTAAALAYGFAVPDENALLVKKLQGGIGALTSHLCDVFTSAGGELRLRSKVEEIQVVDGRVSGVRLEDGSVITAPVVISGIAPDLTLNQLVASGSVPDDIRERFSRVDHHGSYLQMHFALDGIPEFVAPYEILNDPAMQSNIGIFSTPEELQRQWEDCRRGIVPADPSIALQIPSVNDPGLAPPGKHAASAFSLWFPIEESDSSYGEMKAEMGQRVIDKITRLAPNFESLILKHTTFTPKHMGTMFGAPGGDYCHGLIHPDQIGPNRPGPKGYVDQPIPIDGLYLASAGCHGGPGITFVPGYNAAKQALADAK; translated from the coding sequence ATGGCAGACTTCGACGCGATCATCGTCGGCGCGGGACACAACGGCTTGACCGCTGCCGCATTGCTCCAGAAGGCGGGGCTGTCAACGCTCTGCCTCGATTCAAAGCTCTATGCCGGTGGGATGGCCTCCACCGTCGAGCTGTTCGACGGCTTCTCCTTCGAAATCGCCGGGTCAGTGCAGATTCCGACGTCGGCCGTGGTCAGCCGCGAACTCGGGCTCGACGAGTTGCCCACCGTCGACCTCGACGTGATGTCGGTGTCCTTGCGCGGCGTCGGCGACGAACCGCTCGTCTACTACACCGACCCGATGAAGCTGATGACGCACATCAACGAGGTGCACGGTGCGGAGGCCGTCAACGGAATGGCCGGCCTGATGGCGTGGTGCCAGGCGCCGACGCGGGCGTTGGGCCGGTTCGAGGCGGGCACCCTGCCCAAGACGCTGGACGAGATGTACGCCTGTGCGACAAGCGAATTCGAGCGGTCATCGATCACCGACCTGCTGTTCGGATCCGTCACAGACGTGATCGATCGTTATCTGCCGGACAAGGAGAAGCACGGCGCGCTGCGAGGCATGTTGTCGCTGCTCGCGTGCAACACGACCTATCGGGGCCCCGCGACGCCCGGCACCGCTGCGGCGTTGGCATACGGGTTCGCGGTGCCGGACGAAAACGCCCTGTTGGTCAAGAAGCTGCAGGGCGGTATCGGCGCATTGACCTCGCACCTGTGCGACGTGTTCACCTCGGCGGGCGGCGAGCTGCGGCTGCGCAGCAAGGTCGAGGAGATCCAAGTCGTCGACGGACGCGTGAGCGGGGTGCGCCTCGAGGACGGTTCGGTCATCACCGCGCCGGTCGTCATTTCGGGAATTGCACCGGATCTCACGCTGAACCAACTCGTCGCGTCGGGATCGGTGCCCGACGACATCCGTGAGCGGTTCTCCCGCGTGGACCACCACGGCAGCTATCTGCAGATGCACTTCGCGCTCGACGGCATCCCCGAGTTCGTCGCACCGTACGAGATCCTCAACGACCCTGCGATGCAGTCGAACATCGGAATCTTCTCCACCCCAGAGGAATTGCAGCGGCAGTGGGAGGACTGCAGACGCGGCATCGTGCCGGCCGACCCCTCCATCGCCCTGCAGATACCGTCGGTGAACGATCCGGGTCTGGCACCACCGGGTAAACATGCGGCATCGGCGTTCTCGCTGTGGTTCCCGATCGAGGAGTCCGACTCGAGCTACGGGGAGATGAAGGCCGAGATGGGTCAGCGCGTGATCGACAAGATCACTCGGCTTGCCCCCAACTTCGAGAGCCTGATCCTCAAGCACACGACCTTCACCCCCAAGCACATGGGCACCATGTTCGGTGCGCCCGGCGGCGACTACTGCCACGGACTCATCCACCCGGACCAGATCGGCCCGAACCGGCCGGGTCCGAAAGGCTATGTCGATCAACCGATCCCGATCGACGGTCTATATCTCGCCAGCGCGGGATGCCACGGCGGGCCGGGAATCACTTTCGTCCCGGGTTACAACGCGGCCAAGCAGGCGTTGGCCGACGCGAAGTAG